The nucleotide sequence GCTTTGGTTGTAAATGGGTAAATTTGATCAATACTTGTGTATCTTCTCTCAATTTCTGGTCAGGTACACACACTGCTAGCTTGTAAGGATTTCAACATTGGGACTTAATACTGCACATGAACTCGAGAGCAAACCATGTGCCAAGGCTAGGCTGTCAAGGTAGTGGAAAAATAGTGAGAGATGTGCTAAGGCTAGGCCTTCCTTTTCTGTTAGACTTAATGATCATAATGGTCCTTTGTTTGTTAGTGGTAAAGGGCTCAAGCAGGGGGACCCTCTTTCGcccatactccctccattccacaatgtagtgcttcctctatccccgtgcttcaactttgaccgtaaatttaactatcaagaccgactgcggcgggagcagaaattatatcagtgaattcgtattcgaaagaagttttcaattatataattttttctcccgtcgcagttggtctcgttgattaaatttatggtcaaagttggacctcggaaagcgcgggcgcactatattttggaatggagggagtattatttaactTGGTGCCTGATGTGTTCTCTAAGATTCTGCAAAAAGCTGCTCTTAAAAAGAATATTTCTGGGGTTTTCCCCCATGTGATTTCTGGGGGGATTATCAGTCTGCAATATGCTGacgataccttgctgtttttggaGCCTAGTTTAAATAATGCTAGAAATGTTAAGTGTCTTCTCTCTTGTTTTGAGGGTTTGTCTGGTATGAAGATTTAACTTCAACAAATGTGATTTGCTAACTGTTAATGTGGAGGAAGAGATTGCTAAGAGTTTGGCCCAGATTTTTTGCTGCAAGAAAGGGGATTTCCCTTTGAAATATTTGGGGGTTCCCTTACATTTTGCTAAGCTTAGATTAATAAAATTATCAAAAGAATTTGTGGATGGAATGGGAGGCTGCGTGGCTATGAAGCTAAGTTGGTGCTTATTCGTACTTGCATTGCCAGCATCCCTACATATCTTATGACCATTATTAAATTTCCTAAGTGGGCAATCAAAGCTATTACCTCCCAGATGGCTCACTTTTTGTGGGGGAATATGGGGGACATTCATAAATATCACTTGGCCAATTGGGGACTTGTGTCCCAGAGGAAACAATATGGTGGCCTGGGAGTTCCTAACTTGAGAGAAGTTAGTATGTCCTTGCTAGCCTCTTGGGCTAGAACGAATTGGGTGTCCTTAGTGGACTATAATTATCAAAGGTGGGTTCCCCATTTTGGAAAGGGTTGACTTGGGCTTTAGCTGGGGTGAGGCCTTTCTATAAATGGATTGTTGGTAATGGTAATCAGGTATTTTTCTGGCATGATGTTTGGGTTGGGGATGTCTCCTTAAAAACCCAATTCTGGGATATCTGTGACTTATTTCAAGAACAGAATGCAACTGTTGAGCAGGTGTGGGATGGGGTCTCCCTGAAACTAACCTTTCATAGATGTGTTGATGAATCTTTTTTGGAGCAATGGGACTTGCTGGTACATTTGTTGCAGGCGTCTCTCTAATACTGCGGATATTCCTGTATGGAGGCTGGATAGCTCTGCCTCTTATACTACTAAATCTTTTTATCCCAGATCAATTGGGGAGGGGGTGACACTCCTGTGTGGGATAAGTTCGGGAAAATTAAAGTTCCAAATAGATACCTTGTAGTATTTGTTTGGCTGGTTATTCATAATAAGATTCTGACTCGTGATAATTTGAGTAAAAGGCAAGTAGTTGAAGATCTTTCTTGCTTATTTTGTAGTGAACCAGAATCTGTCAACCATTTACTGTGTGGGTGCATTGTCGCAGAACACACTTTGCAGAGTGTTTCTGAGGTTTTTGATCTTAGTGCCCCCAATTGAGTTTCTGATCTTGCCTGTTTGTGGGACTGTAATAATAAAAAAAGGATTTCTAGCATTGTTGCTGTTGCTACTTTGTGGAGTTTATGGACAACACGTAATGATGTATGTTTTCAGGGAGTATCTTGGAAAGACACCCGGATTGTTCTGGGAAAGATAAGCAGCTACTTCATCAATGGCTGATTCTGTGCTCGGAGGGACAACTACTGATGATGAAGCATTGCTTGCAACTGCTGGACAAAAGAAGAGGAGAGCTCCTGAGGATCGCCTGGCAAGGGGGAGCAAGATCGTCCCTGGGCGCGACGGACTTGGGCTCTGTCTGAGAGCTCATTCTCATTAGCTGTTCGATCTAGGTGGTACGGTAGTAGTTTTAGTCTATCTGCTGGGATTTTGGGGACCCCTTTTCATTATTATTTTTTTGCGAAAGAAAAAGGATTTTTGGGACCCTTTTCGAACAAAAAAAGATTTAGCATCCTGCAACCTGTCAACAGTTTAAGATTTTAGGCACTTTTTGATTAGCTGCCTTGGGCTGCAAAATGACCATGAACAAGAGCACACGACATTTAGTTGTTCCCGTACTTGTAATGGATGTGAACTCCAATAACGTAGTAACTGTACGTCTACGCTTATGCGTAtttgagaaaaaaaaaggaaatatGTTAACATGGTCCATGAAAACAGTTATTTTTTCTGGCGGGGTGCCGTGCAACGCAAACAGTGAAAAATCTGATTCCGCGCCTGAATCTCGTAAAATATGTGACTGCGTCACAGGTCAGACGCTGCACTAACAAAAATCGTACACTTACGGAAAACTACTACAGGCTGGTTCTACGGACGGATTtgtccttctctccaccgtagatTCTCCTCCTCGTGATTTTAACTGACCCCACTTCCTGATTTTAATTGGGCCAACATCAGCCCGTAACCTCCTGTCTGTAGTAATTCTCCACTTCAGATATTGCACAGCGCAAGTGCAGATGCagatttttttttttagaaaaaggagGAGGATCACCCCCGGCCGTGCAGTGCAGATGGAGATGCCATTCATAGATCCGACGGCCACCATGCGCGATCGACTCCAGAGGAACAGAACAGAGTAGTCTGCATCCTGAGAAGACGACGCATTAACCGATTTTGTACCCCTCTCGATGCAAACAACAGACCTGAGATGATCATCGTGGAGACGACAACGTGGACGATTCGCTACCAGGATACTTCCATCCGGGTCTCCTGCGTACACGTGAGTAACAGTACGACTTATGAAGGACCACGCTCGTCAGACATTAAAACCAGCGTCGCCGTCGATTCATAGGGCCTACCATGAGCTCAAGCACGGATGAACCAGGAAATGGAATGGTTGTGAAGTATACTAGCCGCGCGGTGGTAGGTAGCCAGGCAGGAGTGTGTCCATACACATAAATACACAGGCATGCTGACCAAGCTGAACCAGGAAAGTTCACAGTCCACCGGAGCTCCCGTACCTACCACCACTCCCACTCCGGGCGAGAAGAGCCCAAGAGTCAGGCATGGACACGGCCGCCTTGCTCCCGGTGGCGCTGGCCCTCATGGCCATCCCCGTCACGGCGCTCCTCCTCAGCCGGCTCCGCTTCGGCAGGCTGCCACCGGGGCCGCGCCCGTGGCCGGTGCTGGGCAACCTCTTCCAAATCCAGCCCGTGCGCTGCCGGTGCTTCGCCGAGTGGGCGGCGCGGTACGGGCCCATCATGACGGTCTGGTTCGGCTCGACGCCGATGGTGGTGGTGTCCACGCCGGAGCTGGCGCAGGAGGTGCTCAGGACCCACGACCAGCACCTGGCCGACCGCTCCCGGAACCGCTCCTCCGAGCGCTTCAGCCGCGGCGGCATGGACCTCATCTGGGCCGACTACGGCCCGCACTACATCAAGGTGCGCAAGCTCTGTAACCTCGAGCTCTTCACGCCCCGCCGCCTCGAGGCGCTCCGCCCCGTCCGCGAGGACGAGGTCACCGCCATGGTCGAGTCCGTGCACGCGGCCGGCAAGGGAGGCAGGCCCGTGGCGGTGCGGGAGTTCCTCGCTATGGTCGGCTTCAACAACATCACGCGGCTCGCCTTCGGGAAGCGGTTCCTGACCGCGGCCGGCGAGCTGGACGAGCAAGGGCGCGAGTTCAAGGAGATCGTCAACAACGGCATCAAGATCGGCGCGTCGCTGTCCATCGCCGAGCACATCCGGTGGCTCCGGTGGCTCACGCCCGTCGACGAGGTGGCCTATCAAGCCCACGGCGACCGGCGCGATCGGCTCACcgtcaagatcatggaggagcacgCCAGCGCCCTCGAGCGGAGCGGCGCCAGCAAGCAGCATTTCGTCGACGCGCTCTTCACGCTCCGGGACAAGTACGACCTCAGCGACGACACCGTCATTGGCCTCCTCTGGGTGGGTAATCAATCAATTGAATTGAATTAATGCCGCCATTCCATATTAGTAGTAATCACTAGACCGACGTGATAACCACTACACCAAAGCAAACCTTTTCTATTCCGTATTATTGTCGCGATTTGATTTGATTGATTCGATCATTCATATGTGTGTGCACGCGATCGAGCAGGACATGATCACCGCCGGCACGGACACGACGGTGATAACCGTGGAGTGGGCGGTAGCGGAGCTGGTGAGGAACCCGACGGTGCAGCACAAGGTGCAGGAGGAGCTGGACCGGGTGGTCGGCCGCGACCGGGTGCTGTCGGAGACGGACTTCCCCAACCTGCCCTACCTGCAGGCCATCGTCAAGGAGTCGCTCCGGCTGCACCCGCCGACGCCGCTGATGCTGCCGCACAGGGCCAGCGCCGCCGTGAAGGTCGCCGGCTACGACATCCCCAAGGGAGCCAGCGTCACGGTGAACGTGTGGGCGATCGCGCGCGACCCGGAGGCGTGGGACAGCCCGCTCGAGTTCCGGCCCGAGCGCTTCCTCCACGACAACATCGACATCAAGGGGTGCGACTACCGCGTGCTGCCGTTCGGCGCCGGCCGCCGGGTGTGCCCCGGCGCGCAGCTCGGGATCAACCTCGTGGCGTCCATGATCGGCCACCTCCTGCACCACTTCACCTGGGCGCTGCCGGACGGGACCCGGCCGGAGGACATCGACATGATGGAGTCCCCCGGGCTCATCACCTTCATGCGCACGCCGCTGCAGGTCGTCGCCACGCCGCGCCTCGAAAAGGAGGAGCTCTACAAGCGGGTGGCCGCCGAGATGTGAGCGACCTGGGACTCCTGGTGGTTCAGAGTTCATGCTTCAAATTAAGTGTTGACGTGTCTTTTTTCGAGTTCTTCGTAGCTACTATCGGTACCTATGCATTTATTTTGTTGTTAATCCATGAATATACTCGTGGTACAATATGATTTCTTTTTTGCGATAGAACTTGTATTACTCAATCACCAGGATTACAATCAGGGAGACACAAGTTCTCAACGTCCTCAGGACCAGAGCATATAGCCAAACAACACTACGATTGCCATGTCTCCAGAAAGGtcttgcctcttcttcttcttccacgcaTTCACCATCTCCAAACAATCCACTTCAAGGTGAATAGGGCCATCGCACCAATTCAGGGATAGATCCATACCTTCCCTAGCTGCAATCAACTCAGCTTCTAGAGCACTCAAACATCGATTCAAATTCTGTCAGGGAAGTCGTGGAAtataagagaaagaagaagaagaagatgaacagtGAAGGGAAGTCATGGAACAGTGTGTGCAACAGAATGGGAGCTGTAGGATACACATAGGTAGGCAGACATATAACAAGGATCTGCGGACGTATTCATATAAAATATACATGTACATTGTCCCGTATTCAGACAGTTAAAGAATTTTCATCTATTTTTCAATCATTTTCTGTCCAAACATGTGCACAGATCATGGCGCAGATCGACGACAACAGAAGTTTGCGCAGGTGCGTGTCCCTGCGAATTTTCGCAGAAGCTAGTTcagatcaagttcatctcttctaaAGATCAACTTGCAAACATCTTCATAAAGCCATTGCCCATTACCTTTGTTTGAGATTTGCCGGCACAATAACAACCTGCGGGACACGGTTGAGATTGAGGGAGCGTGTTAGACCTAGTATCTATACTGGTTTGTAGGTTCTGGCATATACCCTATATTTGTACATGTAACACCTTATAAATACATGTGCAACGCCACTCCTAGATGGTTGAGCCATTTCCCTAAACGAACCCTAAGTCTAACAATCGTCAAGGACACTAGATGCAGAGCCTAGGATATGAGAATTTGTTTCAACAAAACAGTTTATGGGTATTTGAGCGTTAAAATCTCAGAGAATATTTACATAAGACTGTTTAATTCCAGTGTGAAGACGATAAGCACAATTCAGATATTTGCCACTTGATTGATTGATGATATAGAAATGCCACTAGATACAAGTACCATGGATGTTCGGGAACTAGAGCTTTATTTGTGACCACGAGTATCCCACCAAATGCTGGTGGGTTCTTGGTTTACATGCGCGCAACATGTCCCGTTAGTTCATTCTGTAGCCTGTGAGGAGCGGGATATGTGGATCGATCTAATATAGCTCACTGAAGTAGTAGCTTATACAAATCTCAGTTACATGAATTGGAGTTCTTGCAGTAGGGGAAACTAGATGAACTAGATAACTAGGGTTGCCGCCGCCAGTTCTGCCGTGATCCTCTGGATGGTGAGTCCTTTGTCCGTGGTAGGTTTTGTAAGTGAGCCCGGGCCTCAGTTGGCCCATTCCGGCCCAACGTTGCGCGGGTTGGGCCTCCTGTCTCGTTGGTGTCGTGAGGCAGCGATGGAGTGACTGCCTGGTGGAGCCAGCCTGCCTGGGCTGCTAACATCCCCCTCTCCTTGAGAcacggcttgcccccaagccgtCGAGTGAGGAAAGCGATCCTCCAGGGCCGCCTTGTCTTCCCAATTATCGCCTAGGTTTGTCGGACTAGACTAGCGGACCAGGACCTATTCAACCATCGAGCCACGCCTCTTTTGCCATCTGGTTCAAAGGATCTTGACAGGAGTTGCAAGATCATTAGTACTGATTGGAAGGGTGGAGTTTACTGGTGTACCTGGAAGgagtgatggcccacaagtataggagatctatcgtagtcctttcgataagtaagagtgtcgaaaccaacgaggagcagaaggaaatgacaagcggttttcagcaaggtattctctgcaagcactgaaattatcggtaacagatagttgtgtgataaaataattcgtaacgggtaacaagtaacaagagtaactaaggtgtagcaaggtggcccaatcctttttgtagcaaaggacaagcctggacgaactctatataaagcaaagcgctcccgtggacacatgggaattattgtcaagttagttttcatcatgctcatatggttcacgttcgctactttgataatttgatatgtcggtggaccagtgcttgggtgctgtccttccttggacaagcctcccgcttatggttaacccctctcgcaagcatccacaactacgaaagaagaattaaggtaaacctaaccatagcatgaaacatatggatccaaatcagccccttacgaagcaacgcataaactaggatttaagtttctgtcactctagcaacccatcatctacttattacttcccaatgccttcccctatgcccaaatcatggtgaagtgtcacatagtcgacgttcacataacaccactagaggaaaggcaacatacatctcaccaaaatatcgaacgaataccaaattcacatgactacttataacaagacttttcccatgtcctcaggaacaaacataaatactcacaaagcatattcatgttcataatcagaggagtattaattatcattaaggatccggacatatgatcttctaccgaataaaccaactagcatcaactacaaggagtaatcaacactactagcaacccacaggtaccaatctaaggttatgagacaaagatcagatacaagagatgaactagggtttgagaggatatggtgctggtgaagatgttgatggagactgctcccctcttgatgagaggatcgttggtgatgacgatggcttagattttcccctcccggagggaagtttccctggcagaacagctccgccgaagccctagattggttttgcccaggttccgccttgagacggtggcgcttcgtcccgaaagcttccttctatttttttctaggtcaaaacacaccatatagcaggaGATGGGCATCTGGgacctgccaggtggcccacaaggcagggggcgcgccctccacccttgtggatggcagctggcccccctttggtgctttcttcgcccaatattttttatatattccaaaacaattctccctgaagtttcgggacttttggagttgtgcagaataggtctttaatatttgctccctttccagtccagaattgcagttgccggcattctccctcttcatgtaaaccttataaaataagagagaaaaggcataagtattgtgatataatgtgtaataatagcccataatgcaataaatatcaacataaaagcatgatgcaaaatggacatatcaactcccccaagcttagacctagcttgtcctcaagcgaaagccgatatcgaaaaatatgtccacatgtttagagatagaggtgtcgataaaataaaatacggacatgagggcatcatgatcatctttagaatagcaacatatattgtcatgtaatttcttatgctaaagtaacaattcgttcacaaggtaaagtgtgaattagaaactttattgaaaactaacaaactatgatctcagtcattgaagcaattgcaatttatcataacatcggaaagagtcaatataagagcttttcagcaagtccacatactcaactatcatttaatcttt is from Triticum aestivum cultivar Chinese Spring chromosome 3A, IWGSC CS RefSeq v2.1, whole genome shotgun sequence and encodes:
- the LOC123062331 gene encoding cytochrome P450 98A1, with the translated sequence MDTAALLPVALALMAIPVTALLLSRLRFGRLPPGPRPWPVLGNLFQIQPVRCRCFAEWAARYGPIMTVWFGSTPMVVVSTPELAQEVLRTHDQHLADRSRNRSSERFSRGGMDLIWADYGPHYIKVRKLCNLELFTPRRLEALRPVREDEVTAMVESVHAAGKGGRPVAVREFLAMVGFNNITRLAFGKRFLTAAGELDEQGREFKEIVNNGIKIGASLSIAEHIRWLRWLTPVDEVAYQAHGDRRDRLTVKIMEEHASALERSGASKQHFVDALFTLRDKYDLSDDTVIGLLWDMITAGTDTTVITVEWAVAELVRNPTVQHKVQEELDRVVGRDRVLSETDFPNLPYLQAIVKESLRLHPPTPLMLPHRASAAVKVAGYDIPKGASVTVNVWAIARDPEAWDSPLEFRPERFLHDNIDIKGCDYRVLPFGAGRRVCPGAQLGINLVASMIGHLLHHFTWALPDGTRPEDIDMMESPGLITFMRTPLQVVATPRLEKEELYKRVAAEM